In Kangiella profundi, one DNA window encodes the following:
- a CDS encoding acyl-CoA synthetase: MKYSFEEIVHFDQQSNEWQWQLPTYFNICEACVDQHAATDKSSQAALIVEDEALGTSQVTYSQLGQKTSQFANLLQSLSLSKDNRILIRLPNSLEYPIAFFGTIKYSAIAVPTSTLLSASEVSYLANDSQASVLVTHKTMWPELENDLKDSSVQIVLLTGEGELPQSKRFKLIDFNEALNLQPTGFTGPKTELNDPAYLVYTSGTTGYPKGVLHAQRALLGRLPASRYWFDFQGGVSERIMHSGKFNWTYVLGSALMDPLLHGHTVIAYEGHNDAHTWPKLIQKHECSIFIGVPTIYRQIIQKTDYSGSDLPSLKHCMSAGEHLSDEMQTLWEERFNAPIYEAIGMSEISYYISQHKQAKVVPGAAGFIQPGHKVELLNDQLEPVANGEEGMICIRADDPGLFVSYWNLPEETVKAVHDGWFFTGDYAKRDDQNYVWFLGRKDDIINTFGFRVSPHEVERVIKAHPEVADCVALGEDVGKDKTLIVVCVIPEPDNNITEEQILDYGLQKLAKYKAPKKVYLVRDYPRTKNGKVLRKKLLQNLEQYLIKSHQ; encoded by the coding sequence ATGAAATACTCCTTTGAGGAAATTGTTCATTTCGATCAGCAGAGCAATGAATGGCAGTGGCAATTACCAACCTACTTCAATATATGTGAAGCCTGTGTTGATCAGCATGCTGCAACAGATAAATCCAGTCAGGCTGCTTTAATCGTCGAAGATGAGGCGTTGGGAACAAGTCAGGTTACATACTCGCAACTTGGCCAGAAAACCTCACAGTTTGCTAATCTGCTACAGTCTTTATCACTTTCTAAAGATAATCGCATTTTAATTCGACTGCCAAATTCTCTGGAATATCCCATAGCTTTCTTTGGCACCATAAAATATTCGGCTATTGCTGTACCAACTTCAACTTTACTTTCAGCCAGTGAGGTATCCTATCTGGCTAATGATTCTCAGGCCAGTGTGCTGGTTACTCATAAAACCATGTGGCCCGAACTTGAAAATGACTTAAAGGATTCTTCAGTTCAGATCGTATTGCTTACTGGTGAGGGTGAGTTGCCACAGTCAAAACGTTTTAAGTTAATTGATTTTAATGAGGCACTCAATTTACAACCAACTGGATTTACTGGCCCAAAAACAGAATTAAATGATCCTGCTTATCTGGTTTATACATCAGGCACAACGGGTTATCCCAAAGGTGTGTTACATGCTCAGCGAGCTTTGCTAGGACGGTTACCAGCCAGTCGCTACTGGTTTGATTTTCAGGGTGGAGTATCTGAGCGAATCATGCATTCTGGTAAATTTAACTGGACCTATGTATTAGGCTCAGCCTTGATGGACCCTTTACTGCATGGTCATACCGTAATTGCCTATGAAGGGCACAATGATGCCCATACCTGGCCTAAGCTGATTCAAAAGCATGAATGCAGTATTTTTATCGGTGTGCCAACCATTTACCGACAGATCATTCAAAAAACGGATTACAGTGGAAGCGATCTCCCTTCGTTAAAACATTGCATGAGTGCTGGTGAGCACCTATCAGACGAAATGCAAACCTTATGGGAAGAACGCTTCAATGCACCCATATATGAAGCAATTGGTATGTCCGAAATATCCTATTATATCTCTCAGCATAAACAGGCTAAGGTAGTACCTGGAGCCGCAGGGTTTATTCAGCCGGGCCATAAGGTTGAGTTATTAAATGATCAGCTTGAGCCTGTGGCTAACGGCGAGGAGGGGATGATCTGTATTCGTGCCGATGATCCTGGTTTGTTTGTTTCCTATTGGAATCTTCCTGAAGAAACTGTAAAAGCTGTTCATGATGGTTGGTTTTTTACGGGTGATTATGCCAAGCGTGATGATCAGAATTACGTTTGGTTTCTGGGACGTAAAGATGACATTATCAATACTTTTGGTTTTCGGGTATCGCCACACGAAGTTGAACGTGTAATAAAGGCTCATCCTGAGGTGGCAGATTGCGTTGCTTTAGGTGAAGACGTTGGAAAAGACAAAACGCTGATAGTGGTATGTGTTATCCCAGAGCCTGATAACAATATAACCGAAGAGCAGATTTTAGATTACGGGCTACAAAAGTTAGCCAAATATAAAGCTCCCAAAAAAGTATATCTTGTGCGTGATTATCCGCGTACCAAAAATGGCAAAGTGCTTCGTAAGAAGTTATTGCAAAACCTCGAACAGTATTTAATCAAAAGTCACCAATGA
- a CDS encoding carbohydrate binding family 9 domain-containing protein has translation MYLLKSSCCLIASVSLFIAAESQSLENINIPKVEGDITLDGKLDEAIWSKATKVSLDYETRPGENTQSPVATTAYVVQNGESLLVAFVAEDPEPSKLHYSFRDRDGWGDDQVGFKVDTFNDGRKAYNFFVNPVGVQSDSIEDDVSLSEDTSWNGIWFSAAHITKTGYNVEIKLPFKVLRFPENSDKWGIDFVRFYPRGYMYRLAHSPQRRDINCFVCQINKAEGFEGIESGRNLEMTPYIVAQDSQTRNPPSEPSWQGEGVDWETGLDLRWGITDSSVLNATINPDFSQVETDAAQLDVNTQFSLFYSEKRPFFLEGAEYFRTPFTLLNTRTIANPDFGAKYIGKNEGHSFGILASRDQQTSFLIPGSLSSSLARLTDVNGSDIESDVFAARYAYDLGEKSQIGGMITHRSTDGYRNSVAAIDGKYMITNVDELRYEVMYSDTENPEQLQQQYGLAPSSDGLGYRVNYSHNGRDWDVFATHIDFDNDFRADLGYKPQVGYDRQAFGVKRNWYGTEENNDFFSDYSLQVKGERVTEYTDQKLWDLATITLNANGEYRSGFTLVGNVSYEFYQNNWFPQKYYSHSGSFYPVNALRVGYNIRWGDGIDYRNARAATYQEYGVYSNWQVTQHWSFGGEWQFTDFDVEQGQLFKADIFNFDTRYQFDQYSYLKFVIRYTDVDYNAPLYSNPNQVSRETIIDRQLLYGYKWNPRTVFYLGYSDNGFEDNTVNQFERTGKTLFSKFSYAFQF, from the coding sequence ATGTATTTACTAAAGTCCAGCTGCTGTTTGATAGCGTCTGTATCGCTTTTTATCGCTGCCGAAAGCCAATCTCTTGAAAATATCAATATTCCAAAAGTAGAAGGGGATATTACCCTGGATGGCAAGCTTGATGAGGCCATTTGGAGTAAGGCTACAAAAGTCTCGCTGGATTATGAAACCCGACCTGGCGAAAACACACAATCTCCTGTTGCAACTACCGCTTATGTCGTTCAAAACGGTGAATCTTTGTTGGTTGCATTCGTCGCAGAAGATCCTGAGCCATCAAAGCTGCATTATTCCTTTCGGGATCGTGATGGATGGGGTGATGACCAGGTAGGCTTTAAAGTAGACACATTCAATGATGGACGAAAAGCATATAACTTCTTTGTTAACCCAGTGGGAGTTCAATCTGATAGCATCGAAGACGATGTAAGTCTTTCAGAGGATACATCCTGGAATGGTATCTGGTTCAGCGCTGCTCACATTACCAAGACCGGCTATAACGTTGAAATAAAGTTACCCTTTAAGGTCCTTAGGTTTCCAGAAAATAGTGATAAATGGGGCATAGACTTCGTAAGGTTCTATCCTCGAGGCTATATGTATCGACTGGCTCATTCGCCACAGAGACGGGATATCAACTGTTTTGTTTGCCAGATAAATAAAGCAGAAGGCTTTGAAGGTATCGAAAGTGGTCGCAATCTTGAGATGACCCCTTATATTGTTGCACAGGACTCACAGACACGTAATCCACCGTCTGAACCTTCGTGGCAAGGAGAGGGGGTTGACTGGGAAACAGGTCTCGACCTGCGTTGGGGAATAACAGATTCATCGGTATTAAATGCCACCATAAACCCGGATTTTTCACAAGTTGAGACAGACGCTGCTCAGCTAGACGTGAACACTCAGTTCTCTTTATTTTATTCAGAAAAGCGTCCATTCTTTTTAGAAGGAGCTGAGTATTTTAGAACTCCCTTCACCTTGCTAAACACACGGACAATTGCAAACCCAGATTTTGGAGCCAAATACATTGGAAAGAATGAAGGCCATTCCTTTGGTATTTTAGCGAGTCGTGATCAACAAACCTCCTTTTTAATACCAGGCAGCTTAAGCTCATCTCTGGCTCGACTTACAGATGTTAATGGTAGTGATATTGAGTCTGACGTTTTCGCAGCCAGATATGCATATGACCTCGGCGAAAAATCTCAAATTGGCGGCATGATTACTCACCGTAGTACTGATGGTTATCGAAATAGTGTTGCTGCTATTGATGGCAAATATATGATCACCAATGTTGATGAACTGCGCTACGAAGTTATGTATTCGGATACAGAAAATCCTGAGCAGCTTCAGCAACAGTATGGGTTGGCGCCAAGCAGTGATGGTCTTGGGTATCGCGTGAACTACTCTCATAACGGACGCGATTGGGATGTTTTCGCAACTCATATTGACTTTGATAATGATTTTAGAGCCGATCTGGGCTACAAACCTCAGGTAGGTTACGACCGTCAGGCTTTTGGTGTTAAACGAAACTGGTATGGAACTGAAGAAAATAATGATTTCTTTTCCGACTATAGCCTACAGGTTAAAGGTGAGCGAGTTACTGAGTATACTGATCAGAAGCTTTGGGATTTAGCGACGATAACTTTAAATGCTAATGGTGAATATCGCTCAGGATTCACCTTAGTTGGAAATGTAAGTTATGAGTTCTATCAGAATAACTGGTTCCCACAAAAATATTACTCGCACAGTGGTTCTTTTTACCCGGTGAATGCATTGAGAGTAGGGTATAACATTCGCTGGGGCGATGGTATTGATTATAGAAATGCTCGGGCTGCTACTTATCAGGAATACGGTGTTTATAGCAATTGGCAAGTAACACAACATTGGTCATTCGGAGGAGAGTGGCAGTTCACCGATTTCGATGTAGAGCAGGGACAATTATTCAAAGCTGATATTTTTAACTTTGATACGCGCTATCAATTTGACCAATACAGTTATTTAAAGTTTGTCATACGGTATACCGATGTTGATTATAATGCTCCCCTCTATTCAAATCCTAATCAGGTAAGCCGCGAAACCATTATCGATAGACAGTTGTTATACGGTTACAAATGGAACCCAAGAACGGTTTTCTATTTGGGTTATTCGGATAATGGCTTTGAGGATAATACGGTTAATCAATTTGAAAGAACAGGCAAAACTTTATTCTCAAAATTCAGTTATGCATTTCAGTTTTAA
- a CDS encoding HpcH/HpaI aldolase/citrate lyase family protein, which produces MSSKVHPKDALFDAEKPFPVIPTCEHFAGSEKLIRKALEMQDTIGPVFDITCDCEDGAQAGKEKEHAEMIATVLSSDENKHKMAGVRIHDYQHPHWKADLDILIPKIGNIVTYFTLPKTTCAAHIQEMVDYIKSLCQQNGIKRSIPVHVLIETHGALREVWEIAKIDTVQVLDFGMMDFVSSHQGAIPATCMRSPGQFEHPLLARAKVEMSAAALANGVVPSHNVTLDLKNPYQTYKDAERARNEFGFLRMWSIYPTQIQSIVDAMKPDYSEVNDAANILIAAQDNHWGPIQYEGELHDRATYRYYWQLLERAHVSGLKLPEEAQTRFFA; this is translated from the coding sequence GTGAGTTCAAAGGTCCATCCGAAAGATGCATTATTTGATGCCGAAAAGCCATTTCCAGTCATTCCTACCTGTGAACACTTTGCCGGCAGCGAAAAATTAATCCGAAAAGCTCTCGAAATGCAGGACACCATTGGACCAGTATTTGACATCACTTGTGACTGTGAAGATGGGGCGCAGGCGGGCAAAGAAAAAGAACATGCCGAAATGATTGCCACAGTATTATCCAGCGATGAGAATAAGCACAAAATGGCTGGCGTTCGCATCCACGACTATCAGCACCCCCACTGGAAAGCTGACCTTGATATTCTGATTCCAAAAATTGGCAACATAGTTACCTACTTTACTCTTCCAAAAACCACCTGTGCCGCTCATATTCAGGAAATGGTCGATTACATCAAGTCTCTATGCCAGCAAAATGGAATAAAACGTTCAATCCCAGTACATGTCCTGATTGAAACTCATGGTGCACTGAGAGAAGTATGGGAGATTGCCAAAATTGATACGGTTCAGGTATTGGACTTCGGAATGATGGATTTTGTCAGCAGCCATCAGGGAGCCATCCCTGCTACGTGCATGAGAAGTCCAGGCCAATTTGAACACCCACTGCTTGCACGAGCCAAGGTTGAAATGTCAGCGGCGGCACTGGCGAATGGTGTTGTCCCATCACACAATGTCACTTTGGATTTGAAAAATCCCTACCAGACATACAAGGATGCTGAACGTGCTCGTAACGAGTTTGGCTTCCTACGGATGTGGAGTATTTACCCAACCCAAATCCAGTCGATAGTAGATGCCATGAAGCCGGACTACTCAGAAGTTAACGATGCAGCCAATATCCTGATAGCAGCACAGGACAATCATTGGGGACCTATCCAATATGAAGGCGAACTGCATGACCGGGCAACCTACCGTTACTACTGGCAGCTTTTGGAACGCGCTCATGTCAGTGGTTTAAAGCTTCCGGAAGAAGCTCAAACGCGGTTCTTCGCTTAA
- the tusC gene encoding sulfurtransferase complex subunit TusC gives MMSKSICIVFNKAPYGSQAGRELLDIALMAAAFEMPITAIFIGQGVYQLLNNQQPDILNIKNHSATFKALPLYDIEQILVDQNALHQFNLKQDDLLEIDELQFSSTDDIKTRIANSDFVLTL, from the coding sequence ATGATGAGCAAATCCATCTGTATTGTATTCAACAAAGCACCTTATGGTTCTCAAGCAGGTCGCGAACTGCTGGACATCGCCTTAATGGCCGCTGCTTTTGAAATGCCAATTACAGCGATATTTATTGGACAAGGCGTCTATCAGTTATTAAACAATCAACAGCCAGATATCCTCAATATCAAAAATCACTCAGCAACATTTAAAGCACTGCCCCTTTATGATATTGAGCAAATATTAGTTGATCAGAATGCATTGCATCAATTCAACCTAAAGCAGGATGACCTGTTAGAAATTGATGAGTTACAGTTTTCGTCAACCGATGATATCAAAACCAGAATCGCAAATAGTGATTTTGTGTTAACTCTTTAA
- the tusD gene encoding sulfurtransferase complex subunit TusD has product MATFSLLVTANPYSSQGQFSAIEFARTLLEQGHSLMRVFFYADGVLVASRLHAPPADEINLTKAWAKLAIEKDIELVACVTAANKRGIVNASEAERNALTGDNLDPAFEISGLGQLTEAMLESDRLITFG; this is encoded by the coding sequence ATGGCCACCTTTTCATTACTTGTTACCGCTAATCCCTACTCTTCACAGGGACAATTTAGCGCTATTGAGTTTGCCAGAACCTTGTTAGAACAGGGGCATAGCCTTATGCGCGTATTCTTTTATGCAGACGGTGTTTTGGTGGCAAGTCGTTTACATGCTCCTCCTGCGGACGAAATCAATTTAACAAAGGCCTGGGCAAAACTAGCCATAGAAAAAGATATTGAATTGGTAGCCTGCGTGACTGCTGCCAACAAGCGAGGCATTGTTAATGCATCAGAAGCCGAGCGCAATGCTTTAACCGGCGATAATCTTGATCCCGCATTTGAAATCAGTGGACTTGGCCAACTAACCGAAGCGATGCTGGAAAGTGATCGCCTGATTACATTTGGATAA
- a CDS encoding HpcH/HpaI aldolase/citrate lyase family protein, which yields MMQEHSFLEKVDEQIVLGGFWPGIQLYYPPVKYSPADGVYETMEQASARMRKYAHNTSAHTLLFDLEDGCRQKAMSRELLRQELPLFENRNFQIAVRINPFRTDEYEEDLKLIRDMSDFIDVIVLAKAGEVYGAAEIRDLSSWLVGVNTNIEIQPIIEHPRSLKISPELMQYSTVRHVVFGIHDFSKAMAIHLTPEGWIDELKTYLRMLLLEARIAGKGVIGGVEVLINKTPMPESYIEPHDVRRWLDLHGERESHVVHQHALVEAQMGLTGKQVIHPFHIHLCKVAFTPSPLQIERNVNILQAAIDADALLGGAIKFEGEMLDPPMFGKALQSLLRAYALKSLDEKDKAFALDVLKRLPVHVIRENWPYGMI from the coding sequence ATGATGCAAGAGCATTCTTTCTTGGAAAAAGTGGACGAACAGATAGTTTTAGGGGGCTTCTGGCCAGGGATTCAGTTGTATTATCCGCCAGTCAAATACTCTCCTGCAGATGGGGTCTATGAAACGATGGAGCAGGCTTCTGCGCGGATGAGAAAATACGCCCATAATACCAGTGCTCACACCTTACTTTTTGATTTAGAAGATGGTTGCCGCCAGAAGGCCATGAGCCGGGAGTTATTAAGACAGGAGCTTCCCTTATTCGAAAATAGAAACTTTCAAATCGCAGTTAGAATCAATCCATTCCGCACTGATGAATATGAAGAAGACTTGAAGCTGATTCGCGACATGTCAGACTTCATTGATGTCATTGTTTTAGCCAAAGCGGGAGAAGTGTATGGGGCCGCAGAGATTCGCGACTTGTCATCATGGTTAGTTGGCGTAAACACCAACATAGAAATTCAGCCAATCATTGAACATCCACGCTCGCTCAAAATCTCACCGGAATTGATGCAGTATTCAACGGTTCGACATGTGGTTTTTGGTATACACGATTTCTCCAAGGCCATGGCAATTCATTTGACTCCGGAGGGTTGGATTGATGAGCTTAAAACTTACCTGCGCATGCTATTACTTGAAGCTCGTATTGCGGGTAAAGGTGTGATTGGTGGTGTTGAAGTATTAATAAACAAAACGCCAATGCCTGAGAGTTATATTGAGCCGCATGATGTGCGTCGTTGGTTAGATTTACATGGAGAGAGAGAATCACATGTCGTCCATCAACACGCTTTGGTTGAGGCTCAAATGGGTCTTACCGGCAAGCAGGTTATCCATCCTTTTCATATTCACTTATGTAAAGTGGCATTCACACCATCGCCGTTACAGATTGAGCGTAACGTTAATATACTTCAGGCCGCAATTGATGCGGATGCTCTCTTAGGTGGAGCCATCAAGTTTGAAGGTGAAATGCTCGATCCGCCAATGTTTGGTAAGGCGCTACAGAGTTTGTTGCGTGCCTATGCATTAAAGTCATTAGATGAAAAAGATAAAGCATTTGCTTTAGATGTCTTGAAACGATTACCAGTTCATGTGATTCGTGAAAACTGGCCTTATGGAATGATTTAA
- a CDS encoding choice-of-anchor H family protein encodes MSINKTLVPLGVTLSAILFAGQAMAGEPQVKISAKSATTSVEIQQKETGEVANKTDKVPADSNRTSSYSSKQVTTDLKAELQLELDKTTAKTRSEMRAQKSNLPEKSEKSMSSGMNHLYVYDGSVYLSEDYDGDGYYTKLSVNFDVDAYYDEYYDVYAEMFIRKNGDSEWTHYYTTDVFTIYGDNYSDDYTVTTKLNSGFPPGRYEVLIDLFEYGYSGVVDTYSEYDDADLGWLPLEDKTYESGNVSSNTWVTTVKTEIWTDNDNDGFYRDFTISFDVDTEQSSRDVYAILYQRVPGYSWEYETETAVFTVVGSSADDVISIDAEWQSGYPTDYYDFRIELIDADTGEVLDDVSSEFSSLLEVPLEDAGRDIRSTTVTPPPSSTSYGSGGGSWGLLGLSLLGLFAWFRRR; translated from the coding sequence ATGAGTATAAACAAAACATTAGTGCCACTTGGAGTAACACTCTCTGCAATATTATTTGCCGGGCAGGCAATGGCGGGTGAACCACAGGTTAAAATATCTGCAAAATCAGCCACTACCAGTGTAGAAATACAGCAGAAAGAAACAGGAGAGGTTGCTAATAAAACTGATAAAGTTCCTGCAGATAGTAATCGAACTTCATCTTACTCTTCAAAGCAGGTTACAACTGACCTTAAAGCTGAGCTTCAGCTTGAGTTGGATAAGACTACTGCTAAAACTCGTAGTGAAATGCGTGCACAAAAAAGCAATCTTCCTGAGAAGTCTGAAAAGAGCATGAGTTCAGGAATGAACCACCTTTACGTATATGATGGCTCTGTATATTTGTCAGAAGATTACGATGGTGATGGCTACTACACAAAGCTTAGCGTTAATTTTGATGTAGACGCATATTATGATGAATATTATGACGTATATGCAGAAATGTTTATCCGTAAAAATGGTGACAGTGAGTGGACTCATTACTACACAACAGATGTGTTTACCATTTATGGGGATAATTATTCTGATGACTACACGGTAACCACAAAACTCAATAGTGGTTTTCCTCCCGGTCGATATGAAGTATTAATTGACCTGTTTGAGTACGGTTATTCTGGGGTTGTGGATACCTATTCAGAATATGACGATGCAGATCTTGGCTGGTTGCCGCTTGAAGATAAAACTTATGAGTCTGGCAATGTATCCAGCAATACCTGGGTAACTACGGTCAAGACTGAAATCTGGACTGATAACGATAATGATGGTTTTTATCGTGACTTTACCATCAGCTTCGATGTCGACACTGAGCAATCCTCAAGAGATGTCTATGCGATTCTTTATCAGAGAGTACCTGGCTACAGTTGGGAATATGAAACGGAAACGGCAGTCTTTACTGTAGTTGGCTCCAGCGCTGATGACGTGATTTCAATTGATGCTGAATGGCAGTCAGGCTATCCAACAGACTATTATGATTTCCGCATTGAACTTATAGATGCTGATACGGGTGAGGTGTTGGACGATGTTTCCAGTGAGTTTTCATCATTGCTTGAGGTACCACTTGAGGATGCAGGACGCGATATTCGTAGCACAACAGTGACGCCACCACCTTCATCAACCAGTTATGGCTCAGGAGGAGGTAGCTGGGGATTGCTGGGCTTATCGCTACTGGGATTATTCGCCTGGTTCAGACGTCGCTAA
- a CDS encoding dipeptidyl-peptidase 3 family protein, with protein sequence MNKTLLLKKTVCSLAVALALAIGGCNNEQETTKTPAAEQPKTEVTAEVKTSASDQDVIKESVEYSRFDIYAPFTLTSDLSHLSDNQKQMIALLIDAGKIMDNLFWKQSYGNKEELLSKIQDPKAKQFAVINYGPWDRLDGNKAFIEGYEQKNKGAQFYPSDMTVAQFEAWEEEDKDGLYSLVRRDENGDLTLIPYSVAFREELEKASKLLKEASKLAENEGFKQYLELRADALLTDNYQPSDLAWMDMKTNPVELVIGPIENYEDQLFGYKTAFSAYVLIKDLEWSERLSRFAAFLPELQKGLPVEDKYKQEMPGTDSDLNAYDVVYYAGDSNAGSKTIAINLPNDEQVQLAKGTRRLQLKNAMRAKFDKILVPISEQLIEPEQRKHITFDAFFANTMFHEVAHGLGIKNTIDGSNTVRAALKDTASALEEGKADILGLYMVSKLYEKGEIKDGELMDNYVTFLAGIFRSVRFGASSAHGRANMVRFNFFKEAGAFSRDPETGYYKVNFDKMTEAVDALSNKILTIQGNGDYETAKQLLEEQGIIDDQLASDLKMLEEKQIPVDVVFNQGKEVLGLK encoded by the coding sequence ATGAATAAAACTTTATTATTGAAAAAGACGGTATGCAGCTTAGCAGTTGCTTTAGCACTAGCAATTGGCGGTTGCAACAATGAACAAGAAACGACGAAAACTCCAGCAGCAGAACAGCCAAAAACCGAAGTGACGGCCGAAGTTAAAACTTCAGCTTCAGATCAAGATGTGATCAAAGAAAGTGTTGAATACAGTCGCTTCGATATTTATGCACCTTTTACTTTGACCAGCGACCTATCTCACCTATCTGATAATCAGAAGCAAATGATCGCACTGCTGATTGATGCAGGAAAGATTATGGATAATCTATTCTGGAAGCAATCTTATGGCAATAAAGAAGAGCTGCTTTCTAAAATTCAAGATCCAAAAGCTAAGCAATTTGCAGTAATTAACTATGGCCCATGGGATAGACTGGACGGTAATAAAGCTTTCATTGAAGGTTATGAGCAAAAGAATAAAGGTGCTCAGTTTTATCCGTCAGATATGACAGTTGCACAATTTGAAGCCTGGGAAGAAGAAGATAAAGACGGCCTTTACTCGCTTGTTCGACGCGATGAAAACGGTGACTTAACACTAATACCTTATTCAGTTGCATTTAGGGAAGAGCTGGAGAAAGCCAGCAAACTATTAAAAGAGGCTTCAAAACTGGCTGAAAACGAAGGATTTAAGCAATATCTCGAGCTTCGTGCCGATGCTCTTTTGACTGATAATTACCAACCTTCGGACCTGGCCTGGATGGATATGAAAACGAACCCAGTTGAGTTGGTTATTGGCCCTATCGAAAACTATGAAGACCAGCTATTTGGTTACAAAACAGCCTTCTCCGCTTACGTTCTAATCAAGGATCTTGAGTGGAGTGAACGCCTATCTCGCTTTGCGGCATTCCTTCCAGAACTGCAAAAAGGTTTACCTGTTGAAGATAAATATAAACAAGAAATGCCGGGCACTGATAGTGACCTGAATGCATATGATGTTGTCTATTATGCAGGCGATAGCAATGCAGGCTCTAAAACCATAGCCATTAACCTACCGAATGATGAACAGGTACAGCTGGCTAAAGGTACTCGCCGCTTGCAGCTGAAAAATGCCATGCGAGCCAAGTTTGATAAAATCTTGGTACCCATTTCAGAGCAGCTCATTGAGCCAGAGCAACGCAAACACATAACTTTTGATGCCTTCTTTGCCAACACAATGTTCCATGAAGTCGCTCATGGACTGGGTATCAAAAATACTATCGATGGTTCAAATACGGTGAGAGCAGCGCTTAAAGATACCGCATCAGCCCTGGAAGAAGGTAAAGCTGATATTCTGGGTCTTTATATGGTTAGCAAGCTTTATGAAAAAGGCGAAATAAAAGATGGCGAGCTTATGGATAATTACGTGACCTTCCTGGCCGGCATCTTCCGCTCTGTTCGCTTTGGAGCATCCAGCGCACACGGCCGAGCAAACATGGTTCGCTTTAACTTCTTTAAAGAAGCAGGCGCTTTCAGCCGCGATCCGGAAACAGGCTACTACAAAGTGAACTTCGACAAAATGACTGAAGCGGTTGACGCCCTGTCCAATAAAATCCTGACCATTCAAGGCAATGGCGACTATGAAACAGCTAAACAACTTCTTGAAGAACAGGGGATCATTGACGATCAGTTAGCCAGCGATTTGAAGATGTTAGAAGAAAAGCAGATACCTGTAGATGTTGTTTTCAATCAAGGTAAAGAAGTATTGGGCTTAAAATAA
- a CDS encoding FAD-binding oxidoreductase, with protein sequence MPLPTFRVELTENEQITPKVHKLVFKFVEPQHFTYIPGQFVSFILPHEGDKPLKRSYSIANLEQSPENTQYLEIVVAYVEGGKATEFFFNAKLGIEIDITGPFGLLYLPKELPKRVFLVGTGTGVAPYRCMLNQLKNYPDTEFHILFGAQYEEDMFYLDDFKHAAQQDNIFFHRCLSRQDPLPTDCDKGYVQNTLGNLQPNPETDLVYLCGNPNMVDDVFNLLKEKEFGVKQVKREKYVFSKY encoded by the coding sequence ATGCCATTACCTACTTTTCGTGTGGAATTAACCGAAAACGAACAGATAACGCCTAAAGTCCATAAGCTAGTATTCAAGTTTGTGGAACCACAACATTTCACCTATATTCCTGGACAGTTTGTATCCTTCATTCTCCCACACGAGGGCGATAAGCCATTAAAACGTAGTTATTCCATCGCCAATCTTGAGCAAAGCCCTGAAAACACCCAGTATCTTGAGATCGTTGTAGCTTATGTTGAAGGCGGCAAAGCAACCGAGTTCTTCTTTAATGCCAAGCTAGGCATAGAAATCGATATTACCGGCCCATTTGGACTACTATATCTACCCAAAGAATTACCTAAGCGAGTATTTCTAGTTGGTACCGGAACGGGCGTCGCTCCATATCGCTGCATGCTCAATCAGCTTAAAAATTATCCTGACACTGAGTTTCATATTCTTTTTGGGGCTCAATATGAAGAAGACATGTTCTACTTGGATGATTTCAAACATGCAGCTCAGCAGGACAATATCTTTTTCCATCGTTGCTTAAGCCGACAGGATCCTTTACCAACAGACTGCGATAAAGGGTATGTTCAAAATACCTTGGGAAACCTCCAGCCTAACCCTGAAACCGATCTGGTGTATTTGTGTGGTAACCCCAATATGGTTGACGATGTATTTAATCTCTTAAAAGAGAAAGAGTTCGGTGTTAAGCAGGTTAAACGAGAAAAATACGTATTTAGCAAATATTAA